A window of Ptychodera flava strain L36383 chromosome 1, AS_Pfla_20210202, whole genome shotgun sequence contains these coding sequences:
- the LOC139144926 gene encoding tripartite motif-containing protein 2-like, whose product MAATPEIRFLEEIGEDFLCCTICLEKFKSPKILPCLHTFCESCLVTLVEKAGRLNCPECRQPHQIPVGGVPAIKGNFFMKNMVAIFKQRLESVQGAEIKCEGCEENTASHRCMECKQYFCSSCTKVHTKVSQTRTHKLMTIEEYKTTKSTSLGAIEVVEYCSIHAENKIEFFCETCKVPVCTNCTIVKHRIPEHLHRDLKDAADEYLTELKAMVDELKVKEQEAEKNKILAQQIRSYLTEQCSRQEQKVRMKTAEIIEKIRREEQRLIAMLNSNYMMKLKNAVADIDEMELQHGNIKSACSFIETLMHHGNAVQLLSTKSDVCNRIEQLITMETEPKTQHDEVVFAGSDDFNEQGILGILQSEVCVSKCTVENIPKQLFKGDSADLLITTRDSTGNQVIPIQPVKAKIQKPDASWEDINASDNRDGTHRVRVFGQIDGDYQINITIAGQPIQCCPVIVSVVKGLMKTIGSRGSGVGQYITPYGVAINRDRDIVITDHDNSRLQITNKEGRCKKIFKSKEFENPFSPRGITLSSNNIYSTDDINKEVIVSDEYGVFIRSFGQNELENPRDIALSPDGNAYVTDGNSHCVRVYTQHGKYLRSFGSKGEGHGEFNEPWGIVVACTGMVFVTDCDNKRIQVFSAHDQYLYSFDCQGEDGQLRCPFGISIENDKYVYVVAGNDTYGNRGYLLKFDSGGKFVCRIDSDQDGLNWPNGIALTDDVPPRVIVADTNNHCIKLFVQ is encoded by the coding sequence ATGGCAGCGACTCCTGAAATTAGATTTCTGGAAGAAATCGGAGAAGATTTCCTTTGCTGCACTATCTGTCTGGAAAAGTTCAAGTCTCCTAAAATCCtaccatgtctgcatacattctgCGAGTCGTGCTTAGTCACGTTGGTTGAGAAGGCAGGAAGGCTAAACTGTCCTGAATGTAGACAGCCACACCAGATCCCTGTTGGAGGAGTGCCAGCTATCAAAGGCAACTTCTTTATGAAGAACATGGTTGCCATCTTCAAGCAACGACTGGAGTCTGTGCAGGGAGCTGAGATCAAGTGCGAAGGTTGCGAAGAGAATACAGCCTCTCACAGATGTATGGAGTGCAAACAATATTTCTGTAGTAGTTGTACTAAGGTTCATACAAAGGTATCGCAAACTCGGACACATAAGCTCATGACAATTGAAGAATATAAAACAACAAAGTCAACAAGCCTCGGAGCGATAGAAGTGGTGGAATATTGCAGTATTCACGCCGAGAACAAAATTGAATTCTTTTGTGAGACCTGTAAGGTACCTGTCTGTACAAACTGCACTATTGTCAAACATCGCATACCAGAACATCTtcacagagacttgaaagatgcagcagatgagtatcttacagaattgaaagccatggttGACGAACtaaaagtgaaagaacaggaagctgaaaagaacaaaatcCTGGCCCAGCAGATACGTAGCTATCTTACAGAGCAGTGCAGCAGACAAGAACAAAAGGTGAGAATGAAAACAGCAGAAATCATTGAGAAAATAAGAAGAGAAGAACAGAGATTGATAGCCATGCTGAACAGCAATTACATGATGAAACTGAAAAATGCAGTAGCTGACATTGATGAGATGGAATTACAACATGGTAACATTAAGAGTGCATGCAGTTTCATAGAGActctgatgcatcatgggaatgctgTTCAACTTCTCTCAACAAAGAGCGATGTATGTAATCGTATTGAGCAGCTTATTACCATGGAAACTGAACCAAAGACACAACACGATGAAGTGGTATTCGCTGGTAGTGACGACTTTAATGAACAGGGAATTCTGGGAATTCTCCAGTCTGAAGTTTGTGTTTCAAAGTGTACAGTAGAAAACATTCCAAAGCAGCTCTTCAAAGGTGACTCTGCAGACCTACTGatcacaaccagagattccacagGAAATCAGGTCATCCCAATACAACCAGTGAAAGCCAAGATACAAaaacctgatgcatcatgggaagacatCAATGCGTCAGATAACAGAGATGGTACCCACAGAGTTAGAGTGTTTGGACAAATTGATGGTGACTACCAAATTAACATTACGATAGCTGGCCAACCAATTCAGTGCTGTCCTGTCATCGTATCTGTTGTTAAAGGATTGATGAAGACTATCGGCAGTAGAGGAAGTGGTGTTGGACAGTATATCACTCCCTATGGTGTGGCCAtcaacagagacagagacatagTCATCACAGACCATGACAACAGCAGAttacaaataacaaacaaagaGGGCAGATGTAAGAAAATCTTTAAAAGTAAAGAATTTGAGAATCCTTTCTCTCCTCGTGGCATAACATTATCAAGTAATAATATATACTCGACAGATGATATTAACAAGGAAGTAATCGTCAGTGATGAATATGGAGTTTTTATCAGAAGCTTTGGACAAAACGAGTTGGAAAATCCACGAGATATAGCTCTGAGCCCTGATGGCAATGCGTATGTGACGGATGGTAATTCTCATTGTGTCAGGGTTTACACACAACATGGCAAATACCTCAGGTCATTTGGGTCAAAGGGTGAAGGTCATGGGGAATTCAATGAGCCCTGGGGTATAGTAGTAGCATGTACTGGAATGGTCTTTGTAACTGACTGTGACAACAAGCGTATCCAAGTCTTCAGTGCACATGACCAGTATTTATACTCCTTTGATTGTCAGGGTGAGGATGGTCAGTTGAGATGCCCGTTTGGGATatcaattgaaaatgataaatatgtatatgtTGTAGCTGGGAATGATACTTATGGAAATAGGGGATACCTTCTGAAGTTTGACAGTGGGGGAAAGTTTGTTTGTCGTATTGATAGTGATCAGGACGGGCTGAACTGGCCTAATGGCAtagcactgacagatgatgtaccACCCAGAGTGATTGTGGCTGATACAAACAACCACTGTATTAAACTGTTTGTACAATAA